From Orcinus orca chromosome 3, mOrcOrc1.1, whole genome shotgun sequence, a single genomic window includes:
- the LOC125963958 gene encoding endogenous retrovirus group K member 7 Pro protein-like: MVFWIQEITRNRPLKTLKINEKNIQGLLDTGADSSCIAGKDWPNGWPTRHADNMLVGLGTAPAVAKSTQILNWENTANKQAGSFCPYVIPGLPMSIWGRDILMQMGMLLYSPDDWVSSQMLKMGYDPDKGLGKNQEGRLYPVVTEPKNDKHGVGYPNL, encoded by the coding sequence ATGGTATTTTGGATTCAAGAAATTACCAGAAATAggcctttaaaaactttaaaaattaatgaaaagaatattCAGGGACTGTTAGATACAGGTGCAGATTCTTCCTGCATAGCAGGAAAAGATTGGCCTAACGGCTGGCCTACCCGGCATGCTGACAATATGTTAGTAGGTTTAGGAACTGCTCCAGCAGTAGCTAAGAGTACCCAGATTTTAAATTGGGAGAATACTGCCAATAAACAAGCAGGCTCCTTTTGTCCCTATGTAATACCTGGCCTGCCAATGTCCATTTGGGGAAGAGACATACTTATGCAGATGGGAATGCTCTTGTATAGTCCAGATGACTGGGTCTCCTCACAAATGTTAAAAATGGGATATGACCCAGATAAAGGTTTAGGAAAAAATCAGGAGGGAAGATTATATCCTGTGGTTACTGAGCCCAAAAATGATAAACATGGAGTGGGCTATCCAAATTTATAA